One genomic region from Ralstonia pickettii DTP0602 encodes:
- a CDS encoding quinone oxidoreductase (K00344: E1.6.5.5, qor; NADPH2:quinone reductase [EC:1.6.5.5]) yields MEKIVRMYEIGGPEVLRYEGTEVGDPGPGQVRIRHVAVGLNYADTYFRNGTYRVPLPSGMGVEAAGVVQAIGPDVTNVAVGDRVTYTGFLNTLGAYSTARLVPAAPLIRLPETISFETAAAMTMRGLTSAYLMRRIHAFKEGDSILLHAAAGGVGLIVSQWAKLLGLTVIGTVSSEAKGEVARAHGCDHIINYSHEDVAERVRALTDGVGVSVVFDSVGKSTFMASLDSLKRRGTMVCVGTASGPIPPFDPVLLAMKGSLFLTRPALADYIADPAEKADLAGELFDHVGAGRIRIEINQRYALQDAVQAHQDLESRKTTGSSIFVI; encoded by the coding sequence GTGGAAAAAATTGTCCGGATGTACGAGATCGGCGGGCCGGAAGTACTGCGCTATGAAGGCACTGAAGTAGGCGACCCCGGCCCCGGCCAGGTACGCATCCGCCACGTGGCGGTCGGCCTGAACTATGCCGATACGTATTTCCGCAACGGGACTTACCGCGTGCCGCTGCCCTCGGGCATGGGCGTGGAAGCGGCTGGCGTGGTGCAGGCGATCGGCCCGGACGTCACCAATGTTGCCGTCGGCGATCGCGTGACCTACACCGGGTTCCTCAATACGCTTGGCGCGTACAGTACCGCCCGCCTGGTGCCCGCTGCACCGCTGATCCGCCTGCCGGAAACGATCAGCTTCGAGACGGCGGCCGCGATGACCATGCGCGGGCTGACCTCGGCTTACCTGATGCGCCGCATCCATGCCTTCAAGGAAGGCGACAGCATCCTGCTGCATGCCGCTGCCGGCGGCGTGGGCCTGATCGTTTCGCAGTGGGCCAAGCTGCTGGGCCTCACCGTGATCGGCACGGTTTCCTCCGAAGCCAAGGGCGAGGTGGCGCGCGCGCACGGCTGCGACCATATCATCAACTACAGCCATGAAGACGTGGCCGAGCGGGTGCGCGCGCTGACCGATGGTGTCGGCGTGTCGGTGGTGTTCGACAGCGTGGGCAAGTCGACCTTCATGGCGTCGCTGGATTCGCTCAAGCGGCGCGGCACGATGGTGTGCGTAGGCACCGCCTCGGGCCCGATTCCCCCGTTCGATCCAGTGCTGCTGGCCATGAAAGGCTCCCTGTTCCTGACCCGGCCGGCCCTGGCCGACTACATCGCCGATCCCGCAGAGAAGGCCGATCTGGCCGGGGAACTGTTTGATCACGTGGGCGCGGGCCGTATCCGCATCGAGATCAACCAGCGCTATGCCCTGCAGGATGCGGTGCAGGCACACCAGGACCTGGAGTCGCGCAAGACCACGGGCTCGTCGATTTTCGTTATCTGA
- a CDS encoding taurine dioxygenase (K03119: tauD; taurine dioxygenase [EC:1.14.11.17]) has product MQVQQITCALGAELTGVELADAIRDDGLFAEIRALLLKHRVLFLRNQQFSRAEHVAFAQRFGELEDHPVAGSDPEHPGLVRIYKTPDQPNDRYENAWHSDTTWREAPQFGAVLRCVECPPVGGDTMWANMALAYERLPAHIKEQIADLRARHSIEASFGAAMPIEKRLALKAQYPDAEHPVVRTHPDTGEKVLYVNAFTTHFTNYHTPDRVRSGQDANPGAGDLLRYLVSQAYIPEYQVRWRWEPNCVAIWDNTATQHYAVMDYPPCHRKMERAGIIGSKTY; this is encoded by the coding sequence ATGCAAGTCCAACAAATCACCTGCGCGCTTGGCGCCGAGCTGACCGGCGTCGAGCTGGCCGATGCGATCCGCGACGACGGCCTGTTTGCCGAGATCCGAGCCTTGCTGCTGAAGCACCGCGTGCTGTTCCTGCGCAACCAGCAGTTCAGCCGTGCCGAGCATGTCGCCTTTGCGCAGCGCTTTGGCGAACTGGAAGACCATCCCGTCGCCGGCAGCGATCCCGAGCACCCGGGCCTGGTCCGCATCTACAAGACCCCCGACCAGCCCAACGACCGCTACGAGAACGCCTGGCACTCCGATACCACGTGGCGCGAAGCCCCGCAGTTCGGCGCCGTGCTGCGCTGCGTGGAATGCCCGCCGGTAGGCGGCGACACCATGTGGGCAAACATGGCGCTTGCCTATGAACGGCTGCCTGCGCACATCAAGGAGCAGATTGCCGACCTGCGCGCGCGCCACAGCATCGAGGCCTCCTTCGGCGCGGCGATGCCGATCGAGAAGCGCCTGGCGCTGAAGGCCCAGTATCCGGATGCGGAACACCCTGTCGTGCGCACGCACCCCGATACCGGCGAGAAGGTTCTTTATGTGAACGCCTTCACCACGCATTTCACCAACTACCACACGCCTGACCGCGTGCGTTCCGGCCAGGACGCCAATCCGGGCGCGGGCGACCTGCTGCGCTACCTGGTCAGCCAGGCGTATATCCCCGAGTATCAGGTGCGCTGGCGCTGGGAACCCAACTGCGTGGCGATCTGGGACAACACCGCTACCCAGCACTACGCCGTGATGGACTATCCGCCATGCCACCGCAAGATGGAGCGCGCGGGCATTATCGGCAGCAAGACGTACTGA
- a CDS encoding AMP-binding protein (K00666: K00666; fatty-acyl-CoA synthase [EC:6.2.1.-]) translates to MQDNLITAAQSAYAYPLLVKQLLINSVSLYGDQEISYRGQMRYTFRDFRGRIGKLASALTSLGAGHGTTVAVMDWDSHRYLECYFGVPMMGATLFTVNVRLSPQQILYTLNDAGADIVLFHPDFAPVLEQIRGELTCNPRFVLMADGQDAPALTLPLAGEYEALVEAASPDFVFTDFDENTKAATFYTTGTTGDPKGVCYSHRDIVLHTLASATSLCSPREGQRMHREDVYMPITPMFHVLAWGIPYIAMMLGLRTVLPGRYAPDALLRLRETEKVTFSHCVPTILQMLLQSAQDGATDLSGWKIIIGGSALPPALCEAALARGIDIFAGYGMSETGPIVSLAQIPPGCTPKDRAEEVRMRCSTGRPVTMVDYRIVSEDMRDLPRDGKSRGEIVLRAPFLTKGYFGKPQASEDLWSGGFLHTQDVAVMGEDGFVQIVDRIKDVIKTGGEWVSSIEVENLITEVPGVQECAVIGVPDAKWGERPMAFVVRKAGAEVKPEQIRDQLMAHVDSRRISKYAVPEAERIAFVEAIPKTSVGKINKKQLREEAA, encoded by the coding sequence ATGCAAGACAACCTGATTACGGCCGCACAGTCGGCCTACGCTTACCCGCTGCTGGTCAAGCAGCTCCTGATCAACTCCGTCAGCCTCTACGGCGACCAGGAAATCAGCTACCGCGGCCAGATGCGCTACACCTTCCGCGATTTCCGCGGCCGCATCGGCAAGCTGGCTTCGGCGCTCACTTCGCTCGGCGCCGGGCACGGCACCACCGTGGCGGTGATGGACTGGGACAGCCATCGCTACCTGGAATGCTACTTCGGCGTCCCCATGATGGGCGCGACGCTGTTCACGGTGAACGTGCGTCTGTCGCCCCAGCAGATCCTGTACACGCTGAACGACGCCGGCGCGGACATCGTGCTGTTCCATCCGGATTTCGCGCCGGTGCTCGAGCAGATCCGCGGCGAGCTGACCTGCAACCCGCGCTTCGTGCTGATGGCTGACGGCCAGGACGCACCGGCGCTGACGCTGCCGCTGGCGGGCGAGTATGAGGCGCTAGTGGAAGCCGCCTCGCCCGATTTCGTCTTCACGGACTTCGACGAGAACACCAAGGCCGCCACCTTCTACACCACCGGCACCACCGGCGACCCCAAGGGCGTCTGCTACAGCCACCGCGACATCGTGCTGCACACGCTGGCATCGGCCACGAGCCTGTGCTCGCCCCGCGAGGGCCAGCGCATGCACCGTGAAGATGTCTATATGCCGATCACACCAATGTTCCATGTGCTGGCATGGGGCATCCCGTACATCGCCATGATGCTGGGCCTGCGTACCGTGCTGCCGGGTCGCTACGCGCCGGACGCGCTGCTCAGGCTGCGCGAGACCGAGAAGGTCACGTTCTCGCACTGCGTGCCGACCATTCTTCAAATGCTGCTACAGTCGGCGCAGGACGGCGCCACGGACCTGTCGGGCTGGAAGATCATCATCGGTGGCTCGGCGCTGCCGCCCGCACTGTGCGAGGCGGCGCTGGCGCGCGGCATCGATATCTTCGCCGGCTACGGCATGTCGGAGACCGGCCCGATCGTGTCGCTGGCCCAGATTCCGCCGGGTTGTACGCCCAAGGACCGCGCCGAGGAAGTCCGCATGCGCTGCTCGACCGGCCGTCCGGTGACGATGGTGGATTACCGCATTGTCAGCGAAGACATGCGCGACCTGCCGCGCGACGGCAAGAGCCGCGGCGAGATCGTGCTGCGCGCGCCGTTCCTGACCAAGGGCTACTTTGGCAAGCCGCAAGCGTCGGAAGACCTGTGGTCGGGCGGCTTCCTGCATACCCAGGACGTTGCGGTGATGGGCGAGGACGGCTTCGTGCAGATCGTGGACCGTATCAAGGACGTCATCAAGACCGGCGGCGAGTGGGTGTCTTCGATCGAGGTGGAGAACCTGATCACGGAAGTGCCCGGCGTGCAGGAATGCGCGGTGATCGGCGTGCCGGATGCGAAGTGGGGGGAGCGGCCGATGGCCTTTGTGGTGCGCAAGGCGGGTGCCGAGGTCAAGCCCGAGCAGATCCGCGATCAGCTGATGGCGCATGTGGATTCACGCCGAATCAGCAAGTACGCGGTGCCTGAGGCTGAGCGCATCGCCTTCGTCGAAGCGATTCCCAAGACCAGCGTGGGCAAGATCAACAAGAAGCAGCTGCGCGAAGAAGCGGCCTGA